The Xenopus tropicalis strain Nigerian chromosome 1, UCB_Xtro_10.0, whole genome shotgun sequence DNA segment AACTGGTTATTGACCCCCACAGCAACACCACTGGGCCCCTGcacttacgcaatttacgtaacttgaGCAAAAACTTACTTTACTTTCAATGAGACATgcataacttacatataaactccactgacccccaattaaaagtGACTTATCagcacattatttttactatttttatgaaccacTTACTgattggttattgggcccctaaacttatgcagtttacgtaacttatgcaaaaacttacgcaACTTTCATACAATAACAGCACAGAGCCAGGGCAAGAAAGAGGTTAAATGTAATGCTTTTGACAgtaattacatttgcaaacaacGAGAATTCAATGAACGCATATTTGGAAGTTGTTTAGGGATATATGTATTTAGTATAAAGCAGGACTAAACACACGGTCTCCTATATAGAGCGCTAACACGCTGCAGCTCGGTAGGCGGAGCTACTGTCAGTGAAGGCTCCACCCCCGGAACTATACCCGCCCGTGGGGAAACAGAAGGTGTGGCCGAAGGTGGGCACTTACACAAGATCCCGCCCCCTCAGGCACATGATTACCCAGCGCTGGGGGAAGGCTCCACCCCCGGAACTATATCCACCTGTGGGGAAACAGAAGGTGTGGCCGGAGGTGGGCACTTACATAAGAACCCGCCCCCTCAGGCATATTATTGCCCTGCGCTGAGGGAAGGTTGAAAGGCGGAGCTCCTTCAGTCCCGCTAGAGGGAAGTTGTCAAGGAGGCGGGGCATCGCCTAGTTCCCTCCCCGTTTTATCTCATGTAGGCGGAGGGGGCGGAACCCTAGCTGGGCTTGTGTAAGCAGCCGTGAGGGAAGGGGAGTCAGTCAGTCCGGCTGGAGGAGACTAAGGGAATGCTCAGACCTCCCACCAACATGGCTGCCTTCGGAGCCGCACACCGGCTGCTAGGTCACAGTAAGTCCACTGTCAGTCGGGGCTGGGTGTCCCTCGGTGTGTGCCCTGTGCTGTGCATATTGTATTCCCTCATATACCCGGTGCATATGGCTCTGCCACCCTTCTGCTACCTGCCTGCCTAcagctggactacagctcccagcattccctactGGGGTTGTTATGGGTGCATAGAGTCCATGGGTGTCATACAAGTTTCTTTGCACCCCACCTAAGCTTTTAATTGCAACTCCCtgaatgaactacaactcccagcattccccactGGGGTTGTTATGGGTGCATAGAGTCCATGGGTGTCATACAAGTTTCTTAGATCAGTTGTTACCTTTAAAGTCTAAGCTAAAACAGTTGCACCCCACCTAAGCTTTTAATTGCAACTCCCTGaatcaactacaactcccagcatgcacttctAGAAGTTAACAGCTTGGTGTTGTACAAGTTGAGCAGTAGAGAGGCAGGAActgggggagagagatggagggCTGCAGCTTTGCTATCTTCAAGTATTAAGCCCCTTTTTCAGTTGCATAGGCCAGAGCTAAATGCTTTATggttagagtgcaagctctttggTCTTGGTTTGTACATAACCTgtttctgggatttgtagttttacaaCATCTAAAGGCTCTTACATTGGGCACCACTGACCCCATCCTTCTGCTGCTCCCCACcctttttacccagaatgcaagtGCTTTGTGATAATTAAAGACAGTTGTCTTTGACATTTGTCATAttttacttgaaatgtcagggtggaatttggttgccagggtcacacctgccctagtaaccaggcaggggtttggaAGATGAAAGTCAGAGTGGAAGATGAAAAGCAGAGCAATAATCAATGCAAAAATAATCAGTAACTATAAAAACATGGCCTAGCGGAGAATGCTTATTTCGGTTGCCAGGGTAGTGACCATGACAACCAGACAGAATTTTGAATTGTATCctgaaaaaaggcagaatacaATTTATACATCCATAAAGTGTAAAACATTAAAATCACTTGAAAAGCTTATAAAAAGGCCACATAgcataaaataaaagttaaagggTAAGGtaacccacatttttttttcttaaaccttGATTAAGCGACTTAGCTcagtgcttttaaagttatttgcacatGTAATTGAAAGGATACTGGTATGTCTGgccctttctcttctcttctctgcattgctggttctgactattgaaacaaacCAGAACTTtgaaggcattgtgggaaatgaagCCTTGGCTGGAGAAAAGCTGACGCGCtgcattgtttcatgagtcagaaccaaaAGGGCCACTATTTGATCCTCTTTCTGGAATTTCTTCTAGTATAAAATGGAAATGTAGACTGCAAGCTCCTGGGGTCTGCACCCTGCCATACGAATTTGCTGTAGGACTGATATGGTTACCTTACAAATTGTAAGCTCCTGGGGCTACCACAGTGTTCTGTACCCACAGGTTGAGGTGTACAGAGAAGATCAATTACAATTAATTAGGGGGGCACAGCTTGCAGCAATACAGGACACGCCCTGGGTACTAGCAAAGCGCTGGCAGTGTATGGGTTAAAGAGGTACACCTGCTTTGTTTCCCCATGCTCCCGCTACACacagttttttcagttattttcctCTTTAAAGGGTAAGTAGTACCAAAAAAATGGTCATGTTTACTCTGGTTCTGATATTACAATGTATCCTTCTTTGCAGTTTTAAAGAATGAAAATGCGGCGTGTCTGGCAAAGCACCGGTGGAGCTCGAGCGCTGCGGCCGCCTCCGTCCCCAAGAGCAATGAGCCCAACCTGCATGTTCAGCCAGATAAGAGGTAATTATCTGCGCCAGGCTGATCTCTACGGAGGGGCGAGGATAGGAGTGGCACGCGGGGCTAAGGCTCAGGTCTGAGATACAGAATGTGGGCTGAACTGAGATACACATTGGCGCTGTAAAATATAATGTGATGTGTTTCTCAGCTTCTTAACCCAGACATTTTCTGTTTCAAACCTTTCTGTGAGCAGCAATGTGGCCTTTATGTTGGGGTATTAATGTACAGGATCTCACTTTGGGTTGGATAGGGAGAGCATTTGCCTTTGGCCCAGGCATTGTGGAGTGGGGGATAGTTTGGAACCAAATGGCCTTATTGTTACATCACTCTCCTTATTCTTACATCACTTTTAGAGAATATTAAATAATGCTGCTGTTCTTTTAAAGAATAACTAAGCCTTTGAAATAGATTAATagataaataaagtaaatataaactTTGATGCTATTATAAGCACTTTTGAGATTaacatttattgtatatatttttttttcaatttcaagaTATTCAGGGATGCATGTACTGTTAATTTGAATTTTGTTACAAtatcgccacctgctggtcagttgctGACCATGCTGTTgtggaggaagttgtcaggagaaataAAGAGGgatgatctgatgttcttctgcttAGGATAAACATTAAAAACCTCAGATAAGGTTTCTCATTTGTTTTCCAAACCTGAAGAACATCAGACCCATCTCCTGACAATTTCCTCGACAACATCATGGTCAGAAACTGATCAGCagatggcgctgttgtaacaaaattcatattCACAGTACATATATCCATTTCTAtctaggaattaaaaaaaaaaaaattaaatataaatgaatgtaaaagaaATATATAGTACGAGAGCTTTATTTTTGGGGGGGCTTGTGGGATTGATCTGACGAAAACTTTCTTTCCTAAAGGAAACCCAAAACCGGGATCCTCATGCTGAACATGGGAGGGCCAGAGACTGTAGATGACGTCCATGACTTTCTTCTCAGACTCTTTCTGGACAAAGACCTTATGACTCTTCCAGCACAAAGGTATGCCATGTTTCCTTACTGCCCCGAGCCTTAAAGCCTCtgtgaatatttagatggaaatAATGCATTCTGTGCACCCTGGCACCTGAATCAGTGTAGTTTTGGCTATTCCTGAATACAGTGCCCCCTGCAGTATTTTGTGCTTACTGCAGGGAAAGTGCTAAGCTGTGCCCTATTGGGTACCTTGCCCGTAGCGCCAAAAGGGAGTGTAGTGAGCAGAAAACTTGTCGTACTGCAGGCTCAATAGTGCAATGTTGTGCCCAAATATTATTGTGAACCGTTAATCAGTTCAATtaattctttttgtgttttttcctccAGCAAACTTGCACCTTTTATTGCCAAACGCCGCACACCAAAAAttcagaaacagtacagtaaGATTGGCGGAGGATCCCCGATTAGAAAGTGGACAGAACAGCAAGGAGATGGCATGGTGAAGCTGTTGGACGAGCTCTCCCCAGCCACAGGTACTGTCCTGTATATGCCCTCCACTATTTACGGATTTGGCCAaacctttgtaaaagattcggcAGAATACCAAACAAATAGGAATCATTATTAGCATATGTTAAGGGTTAAATAAAAATTTTTAGCCTccttgtttacatgacaaaaagtcacgtcattttaaggatttggtttggtcaGAAGTGTGCcagatcctgctgaaaaaagtcgaatcttggccgaatggcgaaccaaatcctaattgcTTTAATATGTTGGATAACCCCCAGTTTACTCCAGTCAGGAGACTGGCTTTGTGTCTGTTTGTAGTACATTTGTTAAGTCTATTTTCcagtatattatacatttatCTGTAAGTGAAAGGGACGCCCAATGCACAGAAAGCTTGAGAGGATTAATAGGCAGAGGAatatagcagtatgtgccatGACCTATACGTGGGAAGATTATTAGTGTAAGTGCCATGTTAGCAGAGGGCTCCTTGTATTGGGATTATTGTGGGATTATATGAGACCTTTGCAACTGAATTTTGCACTTTAGCAGATTAAATCTCAATTCCAGAAGTTGAATGGCACAGACAGCTTTATTATTTCTCTGAGAACTATATATCTGtaatttaaaagacaaaaaaaatgacatacgAGGGGTGACATGAGAGCAAATtagaagaataaagaaaaaaacagggtGGAAAGTGCTAGTCCACTAAGAACTTGTAATATATCCATCAGGGCAcagtaaatattgcattttacTTATTACATTTAATAGTACGGCTGGTGTATGCTTACGCTGTAGTAGTACAGAAGGGTAACCATAGCTTATAGTTAATTATGGCTTAAAAACAGACAATTGTCCATCAGGTTCTCTCAGTGTGCCTTTTCCTCATAGTTTTAATTCTTCCACCCTCTATCAGTTGCTAGCTGCAcgcattgtgcttagtacaggggaatccctatgctgccatagttttatggtatctctctgtacaggctatgagcaaacttagggggctgttcctgctgaattgtgcttagtacaggggaatccctatgctgccatagttttatggtatctctctgtacaggctatgtatGTTGCCGGTCAGGCAAAGCAAATCTCCAAGCTGAGCCAGTGATCTCTTCAAAGGATCCTGGGAAAACAAAGCCAAAGGAAAATGAATACACATTTGAatgttaatatttccattagacaaataaAGGTCCAGTGGCCCTGAATGTGTGTGCGGTGTGTACGTTCTGTTGTGTGGCTTTCTACGAACATTTGTGGCTTTCCCTGCAGAGCAAAAGTCTGTTTAGTAAGAGACCACGGTAATGTTTCATTGTGGCCACCAGAGAGCGCTGTTCCGTTTAAGTTGCTTTATAGTTTCCCAGCACCTGTGGCCCTATCCATTGCTTCCACTATGCAGGCAAATTGTTATCATTCTCATCACTGATTCTGTTTCATTGCCCCTGTTTCCAGCACCCCATAAATATTATGTTGGGTTCCGCTATGTAAATCCGCTCACTGAAGCTGCTATTGAAGAGATGGAGAGGGACGGCGTGGAGAGAGCGATCGCCTTTACTCAGTACCCGCAGTACAGCTGTTCCACTACAGGTCAGTCATGCCCATATGGGCAATAGCCTGGGGCAACAGGGTGGGCATGAAAATAACAGTGATTGTACCCGTGCCCTAATGCCCCTGTCCTTGTTCCTAGGTAGCAGCCTGAACGCAATTTATCGATATTATAACACAAAGGGGGCGCAGCCGAAGATGAAGTGGAGCGTCATAGACCGATGGCCGACCCACCCTCTCCTTATCCAGGTGAAACATTGAGGCCCAATCTGTGTGCATTAGTTGTTTCCCATGCTGTGGGAGAGCCATTGCTGAGTAATAGTTAGCGCTGGGAGCTATGGGCATTGGCACCCGTGGTGCGTCCCTGTGTATGCAACAGGCTTTAGCTGCATGGCATcacttagagcagtgatccccaaccaatggctcataagcaacatgttactcaccaaccccttggctgttgctctccgtggcctcaaagcaggggcttatttttgaatttctagtaaggaggcaattttttgttgcataaaaaccaagtataacgccaaacagagccttctataggctgccagtcctcataggggctattaagtagccagttATAGCtgttattggcaccccaggaacattttccatgcttgtgttgctccccaactctttttccatttaagtgttgctcaagggtataaaaggttggggatccctgacttagagTAATGGGTCCTATTCTGGTCCAGATccagattcaaaatagaccctgacatttcaagtacacagaggcccaaactgcccccccccccccccccagcccaataaatagtgactgtctgtggcaccttacagcagcctctctgacatttgccagaacccacaggttgccagtctgggcctggtaccATTCATCTGTCTGTGCCCAGGTTGGACTTACTATTCCATGAACTGGGACACACCTGGCCTAATGCAGACATACTGCAGTGAGATGCCTATAAGGAGGGTGGTGGCACTGCTGCTCAAATCTCACTGGGTTTGGTACAGCAGCCTATGAGCCTCTGTTTTTGCACATCCCTTGTCTATAACCCAAATAAACATTACAGACAGCACTGATAGGCTTTATGGCAGCTCTCACAGAATGGAACCTGTTCATTATTCAGCCTCTGGGCAGTTCCGGACCATGGCAATATGTTACATTGCATATaaaggtttagttttccttttaaatgttttaaatatatgcCTGTGTATGTCTACCAGCggttcttaacctgtgggtcgTGGCCCCTTTGGGCCGCCTAAGACCATGGgttaaacacatatttctgatagttttaggaataattttatggttgggggtcaccacaacatgaggaactgtattaaagaggCCGACTCGCCTGGGAGGCAGTTGGTGACATGCTGTCACATGGGGAATGTCATGTGGGAGATGGGACACAATCCCAGTGTCCCATGTTAGGGGTCGTTGTGCTGCCAAGCACGATGGCCAAACAAATACAACCAGTCTGGGTGATGGATAGTGTCATCCCACGCGCTGGGTGAGTTAGGGGCGGCCCGGGGAACCAAGCTACTGAGGTCAGCCTGCGTGTTTGACCGTGGCACGCTCCGCTGGCGTAGCAGTCACAGCATGGCACCAACAAGAGTTGTGCCCACATTTTTATCCCCCAATcaataaaattctttctttttcacaattcttcTCATCCAATCATGCAAAGTACAACCTGCTAGAGCCGTACCACTCAGATGTGCTGCTGGGGGCCACTGCTCCTGATAGTCACTGTGCTGCTCTGGGATAGCATAGGGGGGTCAATCTGGTGGTCATGGTGCTGCCTTGTATCTGGGTGGGGAATCATGGCATCCACATACGGCTTAGAATAGGGATGGCCAGGGGACATTGCTAGGGAGGTCAGTCTGGGAGGTGGGCCGTGACATCTCCTACTGGATTAGCACAGTCACATTATGGCATCAAGCGTTGGACTGGGTGTCCTAGGCCCCCCAGGGCTGTTAAGGGGGCCCTGCCAACCACcttaaacacatatttccgatggtcttaggaataattttatggttgggggtcaccacaacatgaggaactgtattaaagggtcacggcattaggttGAGATCCACTGGTCTATACAGTATAGTCTTTTCTCAGTATTTGATCTGTCGAATAAATAGCCCTATTTATGCAGTGCCAGTTGCCCAGGGTAACCAATAAAGACATTTGCCTGATAGGCTAGAGGCAGAATAATGAGAGCTAATTGCCGATCCTAATACAATTGTGTGAATTGGAAGCTATTgctatttctattgtgtttgttattcGCAGTGTTTTGCTGATCACATCCAGAAGGAACTGAACATGTTTCCTGCAGACAAGAGAGGGGATGTAGTCATTCTGTTCTCTGCCCACTCCCTGCCCATGTCTGTAAGTGACTCTCTTACCCTATTTACTCCTGCTGGGGGCAATTGGTGTCATTATCATATGACTAATGAGctaatacaatataaaatgtatgtgCCTTGGTTTAAAAGAATAATATGatagcacaatattttttttttagtaaatgctgCCACCTTGTGGAAGAATTGTATACGtgaattgcttttttttgtttgttttgaattGCTCCATGCTGCCCTCCTCAGGGTACTGATGGCGCTGCTTTCATGTAGGATACTTAGGTTTGCATCGGTCTGATATGCAATTCAGCAGCAGTTTACAGCCATTGACATACAGGGGTAACTGTTAAGtagtggcacatactgtatatgggaggattgaaaaagaaaataataaataaaatgggcatcagacaggatctgtgccagaatgctctgttatacagatagctagaatctcagccataaagcagggcaggactgctgcttacaatgggggggggggggggggggggataggatctgtgccactgtgacagaatgctctgttatacagatagctagaatctcagccataaagcagggcaggactgctgtttacaGTGGGGATCagacaggatctgtgccactgtgacagaatgctctgttatacagatagctagaatgtcagccataaagcagggcaggactgctgcttacaatgggggggggggggggggggggggataggatctgtgccactgtgacagaatgctctgttatacagatagctagaatctcagccataaagcagggcaggactgctgtttacaGTGGGGATCagacaggatctgtgccactgtgacagaatgctctgttatacagatagctagaatctcagccataaagcagggcaggactgctgcttacaatgggagggatcagacaggatctgtgccactgtgacagaatgctctgttataca contains these protein-coding regions:
- the fech gene encoding ferrochelatase, mitochondrial, with translation MLRPPTNMAAFGAAHRLLGHILKNENAACLAKHRWSSSAAAASVPKSNEPNLHVQPDKRKPKTGILMLNMGGPETVDDVHDFLLRLFLDKDLMTLPAQSKLAPFIAKRRTPKIQKQYSKIGGGSPIRKWTEQQGDGMVKLLDELSPATAPHKYYVGFRYVNPLTEAAIEEMERDGVERAIAFTQYPQYSCSTTGSSLNAIYRYYNTKGAQPKMKWSVIDRWPTHPLLIQCFADHIQKELNMFPADKRGDVVILFSAHSLPMSVVNRGDPYPQEVGATVQKVMERLGYSNPYRLVWQSKVGPMPWLGPHTDESIKGLCQRGKKNILLVPIAFTSDHIETLYELDIEYAQVLANECGVENIRRSESLNGNPLFSKALADLVLSHMKSNEICSKQLTLRCPMCVNPVCGEAKSFFTKQQQ